Proteins encoded by one window of Longimicrobiales bacterium:
- a CDS encoding alpha/beta family hydrolase, protein MTEAQPINVCTTHGDIRALITIPRTAEWLYVFAHGAGAGMQHTFMEAAAAVLTDRGIATLRYEYPYMSAGSRRPDRAPVLETTTREVVTNAAQTWPGLRIAAGGKSMGGRMTSRAQSAEPMPRLEALVFFGFPLHLSKKPSIDRAEHLAAVTVPMMFLQGTRDDLANIDLMRSVTDDLGAHATLHVVDGADHGFGVLKRSGRTAEDVLTELGDTVAAFLGQVQASPDVTSTSRAGPTR, encoded by the coding sequence ATGACGGAAGCACAGCCTATCAACGTCTGCACGACGCACGGCGACATTCGGGCGTTGATCACTATCCCCCGCACGGCCGAGTGGCTGTACGTCTTCGCGCACGGCGCCGGCGCGGGCATGCAGCACACTTTCATGGAGGCCGCTGCCGCGGTGTTGACCGACCGCGGCATCGCCACACTTCGTTATGAGTATCCGTACATGAGTGCCGGATCCCGCCGGCCGGACCGCGCGCCGGTGCTGGAGACCACCACGCGCGAGGTGGTCACGAACGCAGCGCAGACATGGCCGGGACTGCGCATTGCGGCCGGCGGCAAATCGATGGGTGGACGCATGACATCGCGCGCCCAGTCAGCGGAGCCGATGCCGCGGCTGGAGGCACTCGTATTCTTCGGATTTCCGCTGCACCTCTCGAAGAAGCCGTCGATCGATCGTGCGGAGCACCTCGCCGCGGTGACGGTCCCGATGATGTTCCTTCAGGGAACGCGCGACGATCTCGCAAACATCGACCTCATGCGCAGTGTCACCGATGACCTCGGAGCACACGCGACATTGCACGTGGTGGACGGCGCCGACCACGGGTTCGGAGTGCTGAAGCGGAGCGGGCGCACCGCCGAGGATGTCCTCACGGAGCTCGGTGATACCGTCGCGGCGTTTCTGGGGCAGGTGCAGGCGAGCCCGGACGTCACTTCGACGTCCCGTGCCGGCCCTACCCGTTGA